In Ailuropoda melanoleuca isolate Jingjing chromosome 4, ASM200744v2, whole genome shotgun sequence, the following proteins share a genomic window:
- the POU3F3 gene encoding POU domain, class 3, transcription factor 3 — protein sequence MAGGQQPPPQSLLYSQPGGFTVNGMLSAPPGPGGGGGGAGGGAQSLVHPGLVRGDTPELAEHHHHHHHHAHPHPPHPHHAQGPPHHGGGGAGPGLNSHDPHSDEDTPTSDDLEQFAKQFKQRRIKLGFTQADVGLALGTLYGNVFSQTTICRFEALQLSFKNMCKLKPLLNKWLEEADSSTGSPTSIDKIAAQGRKRKKRTSIEVSVKGALESHFLKCPKPSAQEITNLADSLQLEKEVVRVWFCNRRQKEKRMTPPGIQQQTPDDVYSQVGTVSADTPPPHHGLQTSVQ from the coding sequence ATGGCCGGAGGCCAGCAGCCGCCGCCTCAGAGTCTGCTCTACTCGCAGCCCGGGGGCTTCACGGTGAACGGCATGCTGAGCGCGCCCCCGGGtccgggcggcggcggcggcggcgcgggcgGCGGCGCCCAGAGCCTGGTGCACCCGGGGCTGGTACGCGGGGACACGCCCGAGCTGGCcgagcaccaccaccaccaccaccaccacgcgCACCCGCACCCGCCTCACCCGCACCACGCGCAGGGGCCTCCGCACCACGGCGGCGGGGGCGCGGGGCCCGGACTCAACAGCCACGACCCGCACTCGGACGAGGACACGCCGACGTCGGACGATCTGGAGCAGTTCGCCAAGCAGTTCAAGCAGAGGCGCATCAAACTCGGCTTCACACAGGCCGACGTGGGGCTGGCGCTGGGCACGCTGTATGGCAACGTGTTCTCCCAGACCACCATCTGCCGCTTCGAGGCCCTGCAGCTGAGCTTCAAGAACATGTGCAAGCTCAAGCCGCTGCTGAACAAGTGGCTGGAGGAAGCGGACTCGAGCACCGGCAGCCCCACAAGCATCGACAAGATCGCTGCACAGGGCCGCAAGCGCAAGAAGCGGACCTCCATCGAGGTGAGCGTCAAGGGCGCGCTCGAGAGCCACTTCCTCAAGTGCCCCAAGCCCTCCGCGCAGGAGATCACCAACCTGGCCGACAGCCTGCAGCTCGAGAAGGAGGTGGTGCGGGTCTGGTTCTGCAACCGGCGCCAGAAGGAGAAGCGCATGACGCCGCCCGGGATCCAACAGCAGACTCCCGACGACGTCTATTCGCAGGTGGGCACCGTGAGCGCCGACACGCCGCCGCCCCACCACGGACTGCAGACGAGCGTGCAGTGA